ACGTGCACGTGTTCGCACGCCGCGGCATCGCCCAGTGCAAGGCCACCCCGATGGAGCTGCGCGAGCTGGACAAGCAGCCCGGCGTCGAGGTCCTGGTCTACGCCGAGGACTTCGAGATGGACGAGGGCAGCCTCAAGGCCTGCGAGGAGTCCAATCAGGTCAAGACCAACGTCAAGGTCCTGCAGAACTGGGCGATCCGGGACGAGCGCGGCGCCGAGCGCCGCCTGCACCTGCACTTCCTGCACTCGCCCGTGGCACTCCTGGGTGAGGACAAGGTCACCGCGATCCGTACCGAGCGCATGGAGCTGACCGGCGACGGCAACGTCAAGGGCACCGGCGAGTTCGTCGAGACCGAGGTCCAGGCCGTCTACCGCGCCATCGGCTACCTGGGGTCGCCCCTGGCCGACCTGCCCTTCGACGAGGAGCGCGGTGTCGTCCCCAACTCCGGGGGCCGGGTCCTGGACCTGGACGAGGAGCACGTGGACGGCGTCTACGCCACCGGCTGGATCAAGCGCGGCCCGGTCGGCCTCATCGGCCACACCAAGGGCGACGCCCTGGAGACCGTGACCAACCTGGTCGCCGACCGCGACTCCTTCACCCCGGCTGTCGAGCCGGACCCGGTGGCCTTCCAGGCTCTGCTCACCGAGCGCGGTGTCCAGTACACCACCTGGGAGGGCTGGAAGCTGATCGAGGCCAAGGAGGAGGAGCTGGGCGCCGAACGCGGCCGCAAGCGCCTCAAGCTGCTCACCCGTGAGGAACAGACCAGCATCGCACGCCAGGCCTGACGGCCTCGTGTGAGCTTCCCGGCCGGTCCCGTACCCCTTTGCGGGACCGGCCCTTTGTCTTTCCCCGATTCGCGCTGTCTTGCACCGTGAGATTGCGCATGTGACTCTCTTATGGTTCGTGGAACAACTCCCCGGACGTATGGGTTAGAGTCACTGTTGGTCGGTGTGGTAGCAAGTGTCCCCCGGGCCTCAACTACTGCCTTCGCGGAATACCGCGTCCGGCACCCGCCCCAGGTGGGCGGGCAGACCGGGCGGCCAGGAGCCCCGTTGTGCCCCGCGCCGAGAGGCGACCGCCATGCCGACCATCATCCTCGTGCCCCGCTCCCACCGAGGTGGGAGCGGGGCATCGTGGTATCCCCAGGAAACGTAACGAAGGACGGTCAGGCGTGGACGAACGGTCCCCCCGGCAGCCGGATTCCTCCGGGCCGCCCGAGGATTCGGACGGTACACAGGC
This DNA window, taken from Nocardiopsis exhalans, encodes the following:
- a CDS encoding FAD-dependent oxidoreductase, which gives rise to MGIVGAGPAGIYAADLLTKDETLSACGTSVSIDILDKLPSPYGLVRYGVAPDHPRIKQIQGALHKILDKPEITFYGNIEYGVDLKLEDLRRHYDAVIFATGSDRDRPLDIPGVDLPGSHGAADFVFWYDSHPDVNPSWHVDGTSVAVIGAGNVAVDVARILAKDADDLLNTDITDNVYEGLRAKQITDVHVFARRGIAQCKATPMELRELDKQPGVEVLVYAEDFEMDEGSLKACEESNQVKTNVKVLQNWAIRDERGAERRLHLHFLHSPVALLGEDKVTAIRTERMELTGDGNVKGTGEFVETEVQAVYRAIGYLGSPLADLPFDEERGVVPNSGGRVLDLDEEHVDGVYATGWIKRGPVGLIGHTKGDALETVTNLVADRDSFTPAVEPDPVAFQALLTERGVQYTTWEGWKLIEAKEEELGAERGRKRLKLLTREEQTSIARQA